ACCCGGCTGCGCGCGGGCTTCGCGGCCCTGCCGCACGTGCTGGAGCTGCGCATGTTCGGGCCGGCGGCGCCCCGGGTGGGGATCGTGTCGTTCGTGGTCGCCGGCCGGGACTCGGCGGAGGTGGCGGCGGAACTGGCGGGGACGTACGGCATCGGGGTGCGCGACGGCCTCTTCTGCGCCCACCCGCTGGCCCGGCGGCTGCTCGACGAGGCGGCCGCCCGCAGCGGCCGGCGGGACCTGCCGCCGACCGCCCTGCGCGCCAGCATCGGCCTGGGCAGCACGACCGGGCACGTGGACCGGCTGCTCGCCGCCCTCGCCACGCTGACCTGACCGGCCCACGCCCCGTCTTCTCGTACCGGAGCCGGCGGGCGGCCGGCTCCGGTACGAGTCCGTACGCAGCGGCGGGTACCCCGTCAGGCCTCCCCCACCGCCGGTGCCGGCGCGCGACCGCGGGTGCGCTGGATCAGCACCACACACGCCAGCACGGCCACCGCCGCCGCGATCGAGGCGGGGGTGACGGCCTCGCCGAGCAGCAGCGCCGACCAGAGCAGGGTGAGCACCGGCTGGGCGAGCTGGATCTGGCCGACCTGCGCGATGCCGCCCCGGGCCAGGCCCGCGTACCAGGCGAAGAAGCCCAGGAACATGGAGACCACGGTGAGGTAGCCGAACGCCGACCACGCGACGGGGTCGGCGCGCGGCGGAGCGGCCACGGCGGCGACGACCATGACGGGCACGGTGACGGGCAGCGAGAGCAGCAACGCCCAGCAGATCGTCCGGGCGCCGCCCAGCTCGCGGGCGAGCGCACCGCCCTCGGCGTAACCCAGGCCGCAGAGCACGACCGCGGCGAGCAGGAACAGGTCGGGCGGGGCGAGGGCCCCCCGTACCGCGCCGCTGGCGCCGAGGAAGGTGAGCACCGCCAGCAGCCCGCCGGCGCTGGCGACCCAGAACAGCGGCGGCGGTCGCTCGCCGGCCCGCAGCACCGCGAACACGGCGGTCATGGCGGGCAGCACGGTGATGACGACCGCGCCGTGCGCGGAGGTCTGGGTGATGAGCGCCAGCGAGGTGAACAGCGGGAAACCGACGACGACGCCGAGGGCGACGACCGTCAGCCGCCGCCACTGACGGCGCGTGGGTCGCGGGGCGCCGGTGGAGCGTAGGTACGCCCATGCCAGCAGCGCCGCGCCGACGGCCCGGCCGAAGGCGACGAACCACGGGTCGAGCTGCTGCACGGCGACGCGGGTCGCGGGCAGCGACATGCTGAAGGCGAGCACGCCCAGCGCGCCGAGGGCGAGACCGACCGTCCGGTCCACCGTTACCGCCGTCCCGACAGTAGCGCTACTATTTCCGTTCATGAATGACGGTAACGCAGCCGACCGCGTCGTCCAAGACCTGCGCGCGCTCGCGGCCGTCGCGGAGCCCGGCACGCGGCTGCCCTCGGTGCGCGAGCTGACCGCCCGGCACCAGGCATCCCCGGTCACCGTCGCCGAGGCCATTCGTCAGCTCGTGGCCCAGGGGCTGGTCGAGACGCGAGCCGGCAGAGGCACCTTCGTGGCCGCCCCGCCGCGCGAGTGGCGCGCCCCCGACCTGTCGTGGCAGACCGTGGCGCTCGGCCCCCGCCGACCGGGCGAGGACGAGATGCAGGCGCTACTGGCGTTACCGCCAGCAGGAGCGATTCCGCTGTCCGGGGGTTATCTGGGCGCGGAGCTGCAACCCGCCGCCGCGCTCGGGGCCGCGCTCACCCGCGCCGCCCGGCAGCCCGCGTCCTGGCAGCGCGGGCCGGCCGAGGGGCGCGAGGACCTGCGCGCCTGGTTCGCCCGCGAGGCCGGGGCCGGGCTGCACGCCGGGGACATGGTGATCTGCCCGGGCGGACAGGCCGCGCTGTCGTCCGCGCTGCGGGCGCTCGCCGCGCCCGGCGACACCCTGCTCGTCGAGTCGCCGACCTACCTGGGCGCACTGGCCGCCGCCCGGGCAGCCGGCCTACGGGTGGTGCCCGTGCCCGCCGACGCCGACGGGGTACGGCCCGACCAACTCGCCGCCGCGTTCGCCCGCACCGGCGCCCGGCTGTTCTACTGCCAGCCGCTGTACGCCAACCCGAACGGCGCGACACTCGCGGATCACCGCCGGGCCCGGGTCGCCGAGGCCGTACGCGACGCCGGGGCGTTCCTGATCGAGGACGACTACGCCCGCGACCTCACCATCGACGGCCAGGCCCCACCGCCGCTGGCCGCCGACGACCCCGACGGGCACGTCGTCTACCTGCGCTCGCTGACCAAGTCGACCGCCCCCGGGTTGCGGGTCGCGGCGATCGGCGCCCGGGGCCCGGCCGGCGCCCGGCTGCGGGCGGCCCGGCTGCTCGACGACTTCTTCGTCGCCGGCCCGCTGCAACAGGCCACGCTCGACTTCGTCACCGCCCCGGCCTGGACCCGTCACCGCCGCGCCCTGCGTACCGCGCTGCGGACCCGCCGGGAGGCGCTGCTGACCGCGCTCCGCCGGCACCTGCCGGAACTGGCCCGGCAGCCGGTCCCGCGCGGCGGCATGCACCTCTGGGTACGTCTGCCGGAGGGCACCGACGACGTCGCGCTGGCTGCCGCCGCGGCCGCCGAGGGCGTCGTCGTCTTCCCCGGCCGCCCCTGGTACGCCGCCGAACCCCCGGCCCCCCACCTTCGCCTCACCTACGCCGCCGCCCCACCCGACCTCATGGACGAGGCCGTCCACCGTCTCGCCCGCGCCCTGCGCGCCTGACCGGGGGACACTCGCCTGCGGCCTGACCGGCGACAGGGTGCGGGTCAGCCGAGCGGCGGGGCGGCGGGCGGCTTCGGGGCGTCGTCCCGCTCCCCCTCGCCGCGCGGTCGGTCCTGGTCGCCGAAGGACTGCCGGACCCCGCGGTTCGCCTCCTCCTGGGTTATGCCGGAGGCCACCATCAGGTCGCTGGCGGTGGTCCGCACCTGCGCGATCACCACGCTGCCGGAGAAGCCGACCCCCTCGGCGTACGCCCGGCCGGCCTCGCTGACCGCGCGCAGCGCCCGCTCCCGTGCCTGCTCCGGCTCCTCGCCGACGGCGAACTCGTGCTTGAGCAGGCGTACCGACTCGGCGAGATGGGCCACCGCGTCGGGCATCGTCTCCGGGATGGGCTCCTCGTCCTCGATCAGGGTCACCGCGCGCCGCGTCAGCGTGCCGGCGTTGCGCATCGCCCGGTCGATCGGCTCGGCGGCCCCGGCGTAGTGGGTGAGCTCGTCCCGCCGGTGCCACCGGGCCGGCGAGAGCAGGGCGGTCTCCTTCGCCCCCTCGATGGCCTCGGTGAAGGCCGACAGCTCCTGCTGGTTGTTGCGCAGCCGGTCCAGGGCCCGCTGGCCCTTCTCCCGGTCCCGTTCCCGCAGGGCGTCCGCGGTGGCGTCGAGCTGGTCGGCGAGCAGGTCCAGGGCCGGCCGGGCGGCCCGGTTAAGGACCCGCAGCGGATTGAGCGGCAGCAGGACCGCGGTGACCAGCAGTGCGATCCCACCGCCGACGAACGCGTCGATGAACCGGGGGATCTCCAGGTTCTCGGTCGACGGGCTGAGCGTGACGATCAGCACCGCCGTGGCCGCCGCCTGGATGACGATGGCCACGCTGGCGCCGGCGAAGATCGTCAGCACGATGGCCAGGGTGACCACGAGGCCGAGCTGCCACGGGCCGGTGCCGAGCAGGTAGATGAGGAAGTCGCCGACGGCCACCCCGATCGCCACCCCGACGATCAGCTCCACGGTGCGGCGGAACCGCTGGCCGACCGACACGGCCAGGGTGCCCACGGCGGAGATCGGCGCGAAGACCGGCTGCGGGTTGCCCAGCAGTTCGTGGGCCGCCAGCCAGGACAGCCCGGCGGCGAGACCGGCCTGCACAGCGAGCCCCAGCCCCAGCCGCAGCCGGTGCAGGCGGTCGTGCAGGGTGATCCTGCTGCGGTGCCGCAGGGTCTTCAGGGCCTGGGCGACCCGGGGCCCGTCGACGTCCGCCGCCCGGTCTCGCAGGATGGCGCCTCGCACCATTGAGGGTCGACGGTCCCGCGCCACGGCCATGGCGGGGACTACCCGCGCCGCACCGGGTGAATCCTCGGCGCTGCGGCGGTACGGCAGACTCGGTCGGGTGGTCGACCTTCTCGACCGGTGGCGGGCCGCGGCCCGGGGCGCCGGAATGACCGACGCGGTGGAGCTGACCCGGGTCGGCGAGGATCTGCTGACCCGCTGGCGGGAGCCGCACCGGCACTACCACGACGCCGACCACCTCGCGGCCGTCCTCGACGTGGTCGACGCGCACGCGCCGGCCGCCGGGCAGCCGGACCTGGTGCGCCTCGCGGCCTGGTGCCACGACGCCGTCTACGACCCGCGCGCCGGGGGCGACGCCAACGAGCGCGACAGCGCGGCGCTCGCCGGCACGCTGCTCACCCGGGCGGGTCTGCCGGCCGACGCCGTGGCCGAGGTGCGCCGGCTGGTGCTGCTCACCGCCGGGCACGCGGTGGAGCCGGGCGACGCCGACGGTGCGCTGCTCTGCGACGCCGACCTCGCCGTCCTGGCGGCGCCACCCGAGGCGTACGACCGCTACGCCGCGGCGATCCGCCGGGAGTACGCGCACGTGCCCGAGCCCGCCTTCCGGGCCGGCCGTGCCCGGGTGCTCGCCGGGCTGCTCGCCCTGCCGGCGCTGTTCCGCCTGCCGCCCCTGACACGCCACTGGGAGTCCCAGGCCCGGGCCAACCTGACCCGCGAACTATCCACCCTCCACTAACCCCCGCCCTGCCCTGCTCCCTCCCGCCCTCGCGCGTCGATCATGGAGTTGTGGTGGGCGAGAAGCGCCCCCTCGCGGCTTTCGCGGGGCACCACAACTGCATGATCGACGCAGGGTGGGGTGGGCGGGGCAGGGGTGGGGGGTGGGTCGGGGCGGGGGCGGCTCAGGTGCTTGGGGCGGCGCAGGCCGGCCTCGCGGAGCAGGCGTACCAGCTCCCGGCTCGGCACCACCCGGGCGCCCAGCCAGACCGCCATCGCGAACCGGTCGGCCGGGATGTCGTAGTGGTCCCGGTCGAACCCCCGGCGGGGCACGCCCAACGTCTCGGCGAAGGCGTGCAGCTCGGCGGGGGAGACGTCGCTGATCAGGTGGGACCAGAGCCGTCCCCGCCACGGCCAGGCGGGCCGGTCCAGGTAGAGCATGCCGGCCAAACTACCCCCAGCGGGGACCGGTTGGTGATCGCGCGGGACCGACCGTAGCCTCGGCGACATGGCCGGTTCCCCCCTCCTCGACGACCTGCGGGCGGCGCTCGGCGACGACGCCGTCCTGACCGACCCGGACCTGCTGCGGATGCACGAGCGGGACGAGGCCGACCTCTGCGCCGCCGGCACGCCCCTGGTCGTGGTCCGTCCCCGCACCACCGCACAGGTGGCCGCCGCGCTGCGGGCGGCCGCGCGGCACGGCGTACCGGTGGTGCCGCAGGGTGCGCGCACGGGGCTGGCCGGCGCGGCCAACGCCGTCGACGGCGCGATGGTGCTGAGCACCGTCGCGATGGACGCGGTGCTGGAGATCGACCCGGTGAGCCGGATCGCCGTGGTGCAGCCCGGCGTGGTCAACGCGACGCTCGCCGCCGCCGTGGCGAAGCAGGGGCTGTGGTACCCGCCCGACCCGGGCTCGTGGGAGTCGTCCACGATCGGCGGGAACGTCGCCACCAACGCCGGCGGCATGTGCTGCGTCAAGTACGGCGTCACCACCGAGTACGTGCTGGGGCTGGAGGTGGTGCTCGCCTCCGGCGAGGTGCTGCGCACCGGCCGGCGTACCGCCAAGGGCGTGGCCGGGTACGACCTCACCCGGCTCTTCGTCGGCTCCGAGGGCACCCTCGGCGTGATCACCGAGGTGACCGTGGCGCTGCGCCCCGCCCCGGCGCAGTCGCTGACCATGGTGGCGGTCTTCCCGTCCACCGCCGCGGCCGGCGCGGCCGTCGCCGAGATCGCCGCCCGGGGGCTCTCCCCCAGCCTGCTGGAGCTGCTCGACCGGACGCACCTGCGGGCGATCGAGGCGTACCGGCCGATGGGGCTGCGCACGGACGCCCAAGCGCTGCTGCTGGCCGCCGCCGACACCGGCTCCCGCGCGGCCGACGACCTGGCCGGCCTGGCCGCGGTCTGCGAGGCGGCCGGCGCCGACGAGGTCTACGCGGCCACCGACGCCGTGGAGGCGGCGGCCCTGCTACAGGCCCGCCGGCTCGCGCACCCCGCGATGGAGAAGTTCGCGGCGGAGACGTACCCGGGCGGCAACGGCGGCCTGGTCATCGACGACGTGGCGGTGCCCCGGGGCGCCCTGGCCGCGCTGCTCGACGGGGTGGCCCGGATCGCCGTGGAGTGCGACGTGCCGATCGGCGTGGTCGGCCACGCCGGCGACGGCAACATGCACCCCAACATCGTGGTGGACCGGGCCGACCCGGCGAGCCTCGAACGCGGCCGCCGCGCGTTCGACGAGATCATGCGGCTCGGCCTGGAGCTGGGCGGCACCTGCACCGGCGAGCACGGGGTGGGCCTGCTCAAGCGCGACTGGCTGGCCCGCGAGATCGGCCCGGTGGGCGTCCGGGTGCACCAGGCGATCAAGGCCGCACTGGACCCGGCCGGCCTGCTCAACCCCGGCAAGGTCCTCTGACCGGCGCGGACCGGGCCGGGCGCCGTCAGGCGGTCATCTCGGCCGGGGTGGCCTGGGTGAGCAGCAGCAGGATCTCGTTGGCGATGGGCGGGTGCTCCTCGCCCGGGCAGTCCTGCGACGTGACCAGGCCGGTCGAGGTGAGCAGGCTGGAGGTCAGCGCGTCGATGCAGGTGACCTGGTAGCGCCGGGCCTGGTCGGTCTCCTTCGCCAGCCCCGGGTCGGCGAGCAGCGCCTGGAGCCGGGTGACGTGTTCCGGGCCGAGCACCCCGGTCGACGTCACGCCGTCGCCGGCGCAGTCGGCGCACTCCCACCTGCCGTCCGGTTCCACGTTGAGCGTCCGCAGCGGGCCGTCCGTGCCGACCCGCTGGAGGAGGCTGACCTCGCCCTTCCCGGCGGTCGCCGCACCGCCGGGACCCGGCTGCGACAGCCCGGTGCCGGCCGGCCCCGGCGCGGGGCCGTCGTCGGCGCTTCCGGGCAGCGAGCACCCGGCGAGGGCGGCGGCCAACAGGGCGGCGACGGACACGCGGACCGGACGCGACCAGGAAGCGGGGGGCACGCGCCGGAACCTACCCCACCGTAGGTAAGGGCCGTAACCGCTGACCGGGGTCGGGCGGGCGAATGTAGGGGGTGACCGGGGCCGGGCCGGTCAGCGGGACGAGGACGGCAGTTCGGCCTGGTCGTCGTCCGCGCCGCGGTCCGCCGCGAAGCCCCGTACGTCGGGCGCGCCGAGCCGGGCGGCGTCGGCGGTGGCGTCGTCGGGCATCAGCTGGGACTCGCGTTCCGCCTCCACCCGGGCCCGGTAGTGCTCCACCTCGCGGGCCCGGGTGGCCTCGTCCCAGCCGAGCACCGCGCCCATCAGCTCGGCCGCGTGGCCCGCCGACTCCAGGCCCCGGTGCGCCGTCTCGAAGGAGATCCGGGTCCGCCGGGTGAGCACGTCCTCCAGGTGCAGCGCCCCCTCGGCCCGGGCCGCGTACGTCACCTCGGCCGCCAGGTACTCCGGGGCGCCGGCCAGCGGGGAGGCCAGCAGCGGGTCCGCGTCGATCAGCGCGAGCAGGTCGCGGGTGAGGGTGCCGTAGCGCTCCAGCAGGTGCTCGATCACCCCGACCGGCATCCCGTGCCGCCGGGCCAGGTCCGCCCGGTCCCGCCACATCGCCGGGTAGCCGTCGGCGCCGAGCAGCGGCAGGTCGGCGGTGCGGGAGGGGCGTACGGCACCGAGCCGGTGGGCGGCCCGGTCGACCACGTCGGAGGCCATCACCCGGTACGTCGTGTACTTGCCGCCGGCGACCAGCAGCAGACCGAGCATCGGCTCGAAGACGGCGTGCTCGCGGGACAGCTTGGAGGTGGAGTCGGCCTCGCCGGCCAGCAACGGCCGCAGCCCGGCGTAGACGCCCTCGATGTCCGCCGTCGTGAGCGGCCGGTCGAGCACCGTGTTGACCTGCTCCAGCAGGTATTCGATGTCCCGCGCGGAGGC
The sequence above is drawn from the Micromonospora sp. M71_S20 genome and encodes:
- a CDS encoding DMT family transporter — encoded protein: MDRTVGLALGALGVLAFSMSLPATRVAVQQLDPWFVAFGRAVGAALLAWAYLRSTGAPRPTRRQWRRLTVVALGVVVGFPLFTSLALITQTSAHGAVVITVLPAMTAVFAVLRAGERPPPLFWVASAGGLLAVLTFLGASGAVRGALAPPDLFLLAAVVLCGLGYAEGGALARELGGARTICWALLLSLPVTVPVMVVAAVAAPPRADPVAWSAFGYLTVVSMFLGFFAWYAGLARGGIAQVGQIQLAQPVLTLLWSALLLGEAVTPASIAAAVAVLACVVLIQRTRGRAPAPAVGEA
- a CDS encoding PLP-dependent aminotransferase family protein, with protein sequence MNDGNAADRVVQDLRALAAVAEPGTRLPSVRELTARHQASPVTVAEAIRQLVAQGLVETRAGRGTFVAAPPREWRAPDLSWQTVALGPRRPGEDEMQALLALPPAGAIPLSGGYLGAELQPAAALGAALTRAARQPASWQRGPAEGREDLRAWFAREAGAGLHAGDMVICPGGQAALSSALRALAAPGDTLLVESPTYLGALAAARAAGLRVVPVPADADGVRPDQLAAAFARTGARLFYCQPLYANPNGATLADHRRARVAEAVRDAGAFLIEDDYARDLTIDGQAPPPLAADDPDGHVVYLRSLTKSTAPGLRVAAIGARGPAGARLRAARLLDDFFVAGPLQQATLDFVTAPAWTRHRRALRTALRTRREALLTALRRHLPELARQPVPRGGMHLWVRLPEGTDDVALAAAAAAEGVVVFPGRPWYAAEPPAPHLRLTYAAAPPDLMDEAVHRLARALRA
- a CDS encoding aromatic acid exporter family protein translates to MVRGAILRDRAADVDGPRVAQALKTLRHRSRITLHDRLHRLRLGLGLAVQAGLAAGLSWLAAHELLGNPQPVFAPISAVGTLAVSVGQRFRRTVELIVGVAIGVAVGDFLIYLLGTGPWQLGLVVTLAIVLTIFAGASVAIVIQAAATAVLIVTLSPSTENLEIPRFIDAFVGGGIALLVTAVLLPLNPLRVLNRAARPALDLLADQLDATADALRERDREKGQRALDRLRNNQQELSAFTEAIEGAKETALLSPARWHRRDELTHYAGAAEPIDRAMRNAGTLTRRAVTLIEDEEPIPETMPDAVAHLAESVRLLKHEFAVGEEPEQARERALRAVSEAGRAYAEGVGFSGSVVIAQVRTTASDLMVASGITQEEANRGVRQSFGDQDRPRGEGERDDAPKPPAAPPLG
- a CDS encoding metal-dependent phosphohydrolase; its protein translation is MVDLLDRWRAAARGAGMTDAVELTRVGEDLLTRWREPHRHYHDADHLAAVLDVVDAHAPAAGQPDLVRLAAWCHDAVYDPRAGGDANERDSAALAGTLLTRAGLPADAVAEVRRLVLLTAGHAVEPGDADGALLCDADLAVLAAPPEAYDRYAAAIRREYAHVPEPAFRAGRARVLAGLLALPALFRLPPLTRHWESQARANLTRELSTLH
- a CDS encoding DUF4031 domain-containing protein, encoding MLYLDRPAWPWRGRLWSHLISDVSPAELHAFAETLGVPRRGFDRDHYDIPADRFAMAVWLGARVVPSRELVRLLREAGLRRPKHLSRPRPDPPPTPAPPTPPCVDHAVVVPRESREGALLAHHNSMIDARGREGAGQGGG
- a CDS encoding FAD-binding oxidoreductase; translated protein: MAGSPLLDDLRAALGDDAVLTDPDLLRMHERDEADLCAAGTPLVVVRPRTTAQVAAALRAAARHGVPVVPQGARTGLAGAANAVDGAMVLSTVAMDAVLEIDPVSRIAVVQPGVVNATLAAAVAKQGLWYPPDPGSWESSTIGGNVATNAGGMCCVKYGVTTEYVLGLEVVLASGEVLRTGRRTAKGVAGYDLTRLFVGSEGTLGVITEVTVALRPAPAQSLTMVAVFPSTAAAGAAVAEIAARGLSPSLLELLDRTHLRAIEAYRPMGLRTDAQALLLAAADTGSRAADDLAGLAAVCEAAGADEVYAATDAVEAAALLQARRLAHPAMEKFAAETYPGGNGGLVIDDVAVPRGALAALLDGVARIAVECDVPIGVVGHAGDGNMHPNIVVDRADPASLERGRRAFDEIMRLGLELGGTCTGEHGVGLLKRDWLAREIGPVGVRVHQAIKAALDPAGLLNPGKVL